In a single window of the Caloenas nicobarica isolate bCalNic1 chromosome 8, bCalNic1.hap1, whole genome shotgun sequence genome:
- the DUSP28 gene encoding dual specificity phosphatase 28: MLQLYEVTASLLISNARAACDEQLLTRAGVTFCVNVTRQQPFPGLQHVRGIRVPVFDDPAEDLYRYFERCSDAIEEAVQSGGKCLVYCKNGRSRSAAVCTAYLMKHRKLPLKDAFETVKTARPVAEPNAGFWSQLQRYEEDLQIPKQPGYSTGDNKHPVPLCPLSPSLSCRPRWARGPAWSLGCVCSAQCCPRTGVWRCWGAAVSGGLRGAGQPPQPPRVPGASPGRGRGTCSRHGRNT; this comes from the exons ATGCTCCAGCTCTACGAGGTCACCGCCTCGCTCCTCATCAGCAACGCGCGGGCAGCCTGCGACGAGCAGCTGCTCACACGAGCGGGGGTCACCTTCTGCGTCAACGTCACCAGGCAGCAGCCGTTCCCCGGCCTCCAGCATGTCCGCGGCATACGCGTTCCCGTCTTCGATGATCCGGCTGAAGACCTGTATCGGTATTTTGAGCGGTGCAGTGACGCGATAGAAGAGGCTGTGCAGAGCGGTGGGAAGTGCTTAGTTTACTGCAAAAATGGCCGCAGCCGATCAGCTGCCGTTTGCACGGCTTACCTGATGAAACACCGAAAGCTCCCGCTCAAGGATGCCTTTGAG aCTGTGAAGACTGCCAGGCCGGTAGCAGAACCCAACGCAGGATTTTGGTCTCAGCTGCAGAGATACGAAGAAGATTTGCAGATACCAAAGCAGCCTGGTTATTCCACCGGTGACAATAAACATCCCGTTCCCTTGTGCCCGCTGTCTCCGTCTCTCTCCTGTCGCCCTCGCTGGGCGCGGGGGCCAGCCTGGAGTCTGGGCTGTGTGTGCAGTGCCCAGTGCTGCCCCAGGACGGGGGTTTGGCGGTGTTGGGGAGCAGCGGTGAgcggggggctgaggggagctGGACagcccccacagccaccccgTGTGCCTGGAGCCAGCCcgggcaggggaaggggaacGTGCAGTCGGCATGGGAGAAATACTTGA